CAGCGGCGAGTACGACGTCGAAGATGGGGAGAAGGATGAAGACGAGGAAGCGGAGGATGCCGAAAAGCCGGAGGCAGAGTTGGCCGGTGAGAGGATCTGACCGAGCGCCTGGATGGGCTTCACGATGCCGCCGAGCACGATGCGCGCGATCTGTGAGAAGACCCCGCGGGCGCGCACGGAGGCCGTGGGAGAGGacggcgccgacggcgaggaggatgaggggGGCTCGTCGGGGATGACGCAGTCGACGCGGACGAGGACGGAGTCGACGAGGGGGATGAGCTCGTGGAAGCGGCGGGAGACGATGGAGCAGCGGCCGAGCGCCTTGACGTCGCCGATGCGGTTGAAGATTACGAGGAGGAGCGCGTCGGGGAGGCGGTCGAAgtggtcgtcgccggcggccccCGAGAGCCAgcggtcgtcgccgccgaggtcgcACCGCCACCGGCGGGATCCCGCTAGATCTTCGGacatcggcggcggcaggggagaCCGGATCTGGAGGAGGAGGGACGAGGGCCGTGGGAGACGTGGGCACGCGACGTCACGAGGAGCggtggagagagaaggaaagggGGTCGGCTCGCACTCTCTTGTGTTTCTTCTTTGGGAAGATGCAGGGAAGCCCCTGGACCTCCCTGAAATTATATTGACTATATATTGTGAAATTTAACGTTAAAGCCCAGCTAATGTTTTATTTGAAATTGCCTTAAGGTACTGTAACTTGGCAAAGCCAAAGAAGCAGCTATTTCTCTACATGAACTCGCTTGGAGCTACTAAAACTTAGTTTCAAGTGACACTGCCAAATAGGAGAATACAGGACGTAGTCTACGCTACCCTTCGCCCCTCTTgggatgtttgtttctttagggggtgtttggatacgaggtgttaaactttaacagtgtcacatcagatgttcggatgataattaggagaactaaacatgagctaattataaaactaattgcagaactctgtgttaattcgcgagacgaatctattaagcctaattaatccatcattagcaaatggttactgtagcaccacattgtcaaatcatggactaattaggtttaatagattcgcctcgcgaattatactccatctgtgcaattagttttgtaattagcctatatttaatactcctaattagcatccaaacatccgatgtgacgggtgttaaactttaacagctaGTTGCCAAACAGGTCcttagtccctcctaaaattcctgtcacatcgaatgtttagatactaattagaagtattaaacataggctaattataaaactaattgcacagatgaagactaattgcgagacgaatttattaaacctaattagtccatgacttgacaatgtgatgctacagtaaatatgtactaatgatggattaattaggcttaatagattcgtctcgtgaattagactccacctgtgtaattagttttataattaatctatgtttagtcctcctaattagtcttcggaaatattcgatgtgacatgaattttagctCGGACTAAATATCAAACACACATAATTCCTTTTTAAACTTTGTTTCAACCTGGAAATAGTTCAAAGCCCGAGGTCTCGGCAGGCAGACAGGCAGTTGATGGGTTGAGTGGATGCGGCGAGATTGATGCCAGCCTGATGGCCTTTTCTGGGCTCTgaatttctccttttcttcgGGAGCCGCAGGCAGAGCTGGCCTCTGGGTCGAGGGCGTGGACTGGCGCGCCTCGGCATCTCTAGGTGGCGCCGTGGCAGTGGCGGGAGCCGCCGGGAGGAGACATGTGTGCCGCCGCGCAGGCCCGCGGGCCGCAGCAGTGCAGCGCAGGCGCAGGGCGCGGAAAACGAGGCAGAAGCAGTTGGTTTTCCGGTCATTTCGTAGCGATTCTGCTGGAAAGGATGCTGTAGACCTGTGGTCTCGGTGGTCACCGCTGCCGCCTGCAGCGCATAGCTGCAGTCCTGCAGATGCTATGCCATGATCCTCGGCAGGATGATGGCCGACGGCGAGCTAGCAGGGTCACAAACATTCAGAATACTACCATTTTTTCCTACAAACGTGGTGATGTGGTGTGGCATGTTGTGTTGCTAATGAAAATCAGCAGCTTACCAACGGAGCTTTCGCTGAATAACAACTGGTTTGGCGGGCATTGTCTTCCTACTATGGGATTGCCAAACAAAATTTCGCGGTTTTCCCAGCGGGCTTTGGTTGGTGCGCGTGCGCTCCGGGCTCCGGCCGTTGCCGCGTGCGTGAGCGCGCCGTGGCTCGCGAGGACAAAAGGAGCCGCCCAGCTCACGCTTCACCTGTCGACCGACGGCGACGACGTAGTGGCGTGGACGCGACGAGCGGCCGGACGGTGGCTGGACCGGGCGTTCGGTGCGGGACGCGTCCCGGCAGTGTCGAGCGTACAGGTCGCTGCCTCGTCCGAGCTCGAGCCTGATAGCTCACGCGTAAACGTTATCCGGGTGATGCTCGTCTCGTCGATCGGGGTGGTTGGTCTGGTCGGCGTCGGCTTCTTGGTTTGGCTGGAGGTACCTACGCGTACCCAACTCCCAACCCAAATTAGTTGACACGATTCAGGCTTCCCCCATAACACACTCTGCAACAGTTTCTTATTTCAATCTAACATCAATGCATATGCACATCACAGAAGTACCTTTTCTAGAAAAGACAGCAGGTACAGATGCGAAGGCTCGGTTCGATTCGGAAAATGATACGGCAACAAGCAACGATTCCAAGGCCGGCCACGAGCAGACACGAACCATTCTTTTCACGTCTCTCTTTTGCCCATCTCCCGAATCATTTGCTGTCCTCTCTTATCATGCAACACTTCTCTCTTTTGCCCATCTCCCGAATCATTTGCTGTCCTCTCTTATCATGCAAGAACAAATGCCTGATGGCTACGCTTTTGTTCCAGTGCAGCAGTGTTTAAGGCAAATTCCGAAGAAAATAGGTACGTTGATAAAGAAATAAAACGTTAACTGTTCTGAAATAAGCTTTAAATCAACTGGAAATGCAGACATGTAGCCCACTGCGTCCTTGGAGGTTTTAGCTTCGGTGTCCAATATTCATTTTCAGAGGTTTTAGCCCACTGCTCGACATGCCAGTGGCATTTTTGCTCCTTAGCAGAGTACTGCAGCGAATGACAGACACATACCGAACTACACAGCTTCACAGACGATGCGCACGACCCATTCCACTTACCATTCATTTTTCCCCTGACGTGCCATCAAATGATCAAAACTCAAAATTCATGTATTCTCAGGGCAATTTGCACCCAGAGATTACACCAAAAATCTACAAATGTTTCTATCGAGTGTTCACCCCATAACTGAACTTGTCCAAAATCAGGGACCTGAAAGGGTGTGAGTTCGTTTGTCCGGTCAAAAAACATGATAACTCATGCTTTAACCTGCCAGCTATTATgttacaaaagaaaaggaaggatcTTCTACATTCTAGACATAAAGGGAGAGAATCAGGGTGGGGATATTGGTGCCTATAGCATGGGGAATAATAGCATCAAAAAGGATATTGTACATGCAACTTGGCCACTCCTCGTCTTAAACTCaggaaggaaaacaaaaatGTCCTCAAAAATAAGCCGCGCAAGGAGCTGGATAGTTGACCACCAAGATCCAATTGGCACCTAAATTTTCAGGGATAAAAAATTAgcaataaaaatatattaatggTGATCAGGCATAACCAGATTAATAATATAAGTACTAGGGCAATCAAGTATTTCCACATTGAACAATTATAGGATCCCACACAACATGCTCTTTGTATCGACCAGCAAAATGTAGATACATACCTAAGTGGATTCTGAAGAACTACTGCATGAAAAACTAAGCATTTGGTGGATATATGCCCTCAAAGTATGGTCTCAGGCGTTTAATGAGATTTTCCACCAGTGACTCCGGAACTTTTGATCTAAATATTCTTTCAGAATCTGATTTTAGGTGTTTTCTGCGTTACATGAGAAAAGCATAGTGTTAGGACATGAATCAGGAAACACATTGAGAAAATTTAATCCAACCAAGACCTTTGATATAAAATAATACTAAGGAAAGCTACAGAATCTCAATCAGCAAACTTCCTGCAAACAAAGTAAGATATTTTCTGCAGTTTACGACAGCAAAGCACATCACCTCATTGAATCAACATCTTGAGGAATGCCTGAGCTTTGAATTCGCCGTCTCTTTTGTGAGCGCATAAAATCACAGACATCATCCACCCAAACAGACAGCCGAAGCTCAGAAGAAGCTGACTCAGCAAGCCtggatttttttaatcaacAAAACACGCCATTAGTTTATAAATGAGACAATGGTTAGCACAGACAAAAAAAGAGGAAATAATATATTCTGCACATACATCAAATGGGAGAAGGAAAAGGCTTTAGAGTGTGAAAATAGCTAATGCAAAAAAGGTAACACAGTAATTCATACATGGGTCACTGAAAAATGTCAAATGGATTAGATATTGGGGATTGATGAGGCAAGGGCCTTCATGTGTGATTGCTAAACACTAGGGGTATTTGCAAAGGTGTCTCCTCACACCTGCTACATCTAAGCCCCATGAAAGTATGCAAAAAATAgcatggttagagttgatactCTGTTTCAAAATAACCTCAAACGAACCATGTTCTGCAGCAGCTTACTTTCCAGCATTTTCCAATTACCATTTCTAAAACAACATATTTGAATCAGTCTTAGATGTTACTAGTCCTTGACTTCAGATATTGTTTTTCCCTCAACTCTCCTGGGTCATTCAAGTAAAAAATGCTAGTAGTTCAAATAAAAAGAGGTTTTATGTGCACATCAAggaagtatgaattaatcaatGATATCATATTTCAAATTCATATTCTAGATCAAATATAATGAATACATGACCGTACTTGAAAGCTGCTAATGTCTGCAAAGTGCAGAAGGCAACGGAAAGGAACGGATTATGCACATTTCATGGAAAGATATAGCGAAAGTGACAAAATATCGATTAAGGCCTTACTCTTCCTTAAACTTGTCTTCTTCAAGTTGGCGTTTCGAGTGCGCTCTATCCTTGCCTGAAATCACCACATCCTTTACTGAGTTTGCAGACTCTTCGATTTCATGATGTAAAACTGGACTTTTAGAGGCAAGGGCACCAGATGATTTCTCAGAATACTGTTGAGCACATGTGGTATTACCATTACTTGCCTCACCAAGATACTGGGAATGAATTGGATGGCCATTTCCATTTGCATCCTGCAATTTTCTTTCTGAATGATCATCAATCTTTCCACAAGAAATAGTACCATCGGCACTCTTTTTACTGGGTTCCACAAATTTTCCAGTCATGCGCTCATTTGATACTGACAGTGTAGCACTCTCATTAACTTCTGGGTTCATTTTTGAAGGGAGGTTTTCTTTGCCATTTGACTTAACCTTTTCTGTCACACTATTCTTAAAGTGAATCGGCTTGATAAGTGGACCTGATGCAATCTTGCCATTCTTCAGGGGCAGCAATGCATTACCTTTGGTAGAACATGAACCATTCTGTTTTACCAAAGGTATCTTCAAGGTCTCACTAGATGAGGTGCTTGATATGCCAATTCCATTGGTGCTGAAAGACTTAGCTGCAGTAGAAGAGTAACCATTTGTACTAGGCTTTTGATTTTTCGAATTCAGTATATAAAATAGGATATAGACCTTCTCAGACAAAACATTCTGAGAGCTTGATAGGGAGACATGAGAATCGTTACAACAAAACCATCGACCAATAGCATCCTGCACATATGCATGTTCCTTGTCATAATTTAGATAGATGTAAAGAAAGGGATCAAAGGAACCTAAATACTGATTGAATACTTTATTACCTTAACATATGCATAGTAGTGACCAGACTCGGGAGAGAGCCCTGAGTGGACGATACAGCCAAAAAGATTATATGCTGGTTGTGGATCCTGCAGCTCCATGCAAAGCAATAGATATTTTAACCAATCAAGGGGATAACTGATATGGAATATTGTTGATATTATAAATAACATGtgcacaaaaaataaaaaatgttttCAAGAAGACAAGGAAAAGCATCACGCCTTGACTGGATGAAAATTTTATTGTTCCAAAACAGGAATGGCACAATATATGACAAGCAAGTTAGCAAAAGTTGATACAGTCATACAGAAAACAAAGTTAAATAATTCACAAAGGAGGTTGGGTGATCTGTAACCAAATACCGAGGAAGAGAGTTCAAGTGGATAAAATCCTGCAAAGGATCCTACAGTCCACATTGCCATTGCAGATTATTGACAAAGTTATGATAAACTAGTTTGTGTacgtctttttcttttttaagttCGTCGGTTACTTGGCTCAATTTGAAATTTGTGGCAGTTACTCAAATAAATTTGATCCACATAATTACATACATAGTCCTTGAACAAACTAGAAACTGATGGGAGTAATTATAGCATACCCACAAACAATCAATGAACACCTAACACGTGGTTTCATCTCAATGAGCAACCTACTATGGATGAATAAATAAGTTTCACAGATACATCTGCATTCTCAAATTTTGCATGCCTAAGCAAAATCCAAATATTAAGCAATCAAAATTTCATGTTTTACCTGGTTTTTATTATACATGAAGTCAGAAAGAACAAGAGCCTCCTTGAATTCTATATTCCTGTTTATCTTTCCACCATTTATCCCCTCAAACCTCTAATAGCaacattaagaaaaaaaaacacagatcATCAGCAACAGCTTCTAACCATGTTCAAGAAACAAGAACAAGTTTTTCCCAAAACAAAAACATCAGAAATGACTGAGGGTCAATAACCTTGAGTTGTATGACAAGCACCTTAGGTGACCTGAGTATAAACATTTGCTTACGTGCTGAGGTGAGCTTTTTGCATCTGCCATAACCAAAATCAGAGTTAAAGGAATAAAGCCTGTTTGGAACACATGAACCGGAAATATAGGAGAAACATATTTGGATGAGTCAAAAGAAAAGCACATAGGAAATTGTTATCACATCATGCTGGAAACAAATACTAAAGTTGACATTAGCTGCTATATATTTTGACAATTTCAATTTACTGTAGAGAGCAGAGAGCTTATAGGGTGAGTAGACCAGTTTTTAAAACAGTTGAGAGAGTCCATAGCTGGGTTATTACCAGCTTTGTCTGTGATTACCAAGGTTATCTGATTCCTTTTGCCTTGGTGTGAAATGAGTATAGTATACAATTTCAAGAAATGCAGAATAGTAAGCTTTTCCTTCTCTAAAAAGTAGCCAAGTAACATTCCTGTGGAATTGAAGGAATTAAAGTTTTTTCTACAGGGATAATTACATTACAAGAGCGGCTGGTGAAAATTCCTACATGATTCACAATCCTGATTTTGTTTCCTCTGAAAATATTATGAGTAACACCCTTAGTACTTGTTTGGATAAACCCATTCCCTCCCGAAACATGTGGATTAGAGTGGAAAATGAACTGATTTCAACCTCAATCCTTCCCAATACGCATGGGTTGGAGGGGATTTATCATGTCTCCAAACAAAGCCTAAAGTGTCCTGAAAGGCTTTTGCATTCCAAACAGGTGATTAATGAAAAATCCTACAAAACATGTAAAATTCCTCTGGAAATCATTTGTTCCATTAAAAAAACATACCTTTCGCAACTATATTTGTTCGCACCCTCCAAGATCTCCGGCTGAAAGAAGCGAGCAAGGGCATCAGCAACAGAACTGCTCCCAGGTAGATCAAGACTGATATCCATTATCTCGTCTGTCTTGTTTGACTCTCCCTTGCACACAAGGCACTTCACCTGACTAAGCAGCGCCCCACCAAATGTCTCCCTCATAACCATGCACGCACCCTGCCCCCGGCCCTCCTCCTCACCACAGTTTCCATTGGCAATTGCCGCGGGTAACCGCTTGCGCATGCGGAGACCAGCAGTGTGACAGGCGTCTACGACGTAGCGAAGGAACTCGTGCGCATCTTCCTGGCGCCCCCATCGGAAGTGCTCAGCGAATAGGGGAATGCAGCGGATGATCTTTGCTGGCGAGTCGAGCGCCCCTGCATCTGCCCGAAGGAGCCGGGCGATCTGGCGCTCGAGCACGCAGAACACGCACTCCTTGTCCCTGTTCGGGAACACTTTCTTGCCTACAAGCAAACAAACCTACACGAACATCAACCGCCTGACGAATTGCGAAAACAGAACACAAGGGAAAAAGCTGGCGCGCTAGGGTTTCGTACACAGGTTGGAATGgcgcgaggcgaggcagaaCGTGGCGAGGGGCGGTGTGGACGCGAGGCACTGGAGGACGCTGTTGAGGTAGCAGGTGTTGCCGAGGTTCTTCAGCCCCGGGGGTGGGCCCGTGcgggggcgccgcggcggcggcggcgaagacggCTCCGCGGTCGGGGCCATCACCGGCTCCGAGGggtggccgcggcgggggcagcgccgccgcgggacagCACAaggcctccctcctcctccgctccacgaagcgccgccgccgccgccgctgccaactCATCCGATCGCATCGCCCACCAGCGGGCGCCGCGGAGGAACGGCCACCGTGGTGAAGCTGGGCGCTCCCGAAGCGAGCTCGAGggttggcgcggccggcgaggcgcgTCGCGAGCGGTGGGGAGGGCGCGCGCC
This sequence is a window from Setaria italica strain Yugu1 chromosome III, Setaria_italica_v2.0, whole genome shotgun sequence. Protein-coding genes within it:
- the LOC101768229 gene encoding ubiquitin carboxyl-terminal hydrolase 25 isoform X1 encodes the protein MAPTAEPSSPPPPRRPRTGPPPGLKNLGNTCYLNSVLQCLASTPPLATFCLASRHSNLCKKVFPNRDKECVFCVLERQIARLLRADAGALDSPAKIIRCIPLFAEHFRWGRQEDAHEFLRYVVDACHTAGLRMRKRLPAAIANGNCGEEEGRGQGACMVMRETFGGALLSQVKCLVCKGESNKTDEIMDISLDLPGSSSVADALARFFQPEILEGANKYSCERCKKLTSARKQMFILRSPKVLVIQLKRFEGINGGKINRNIEFKEALVLSDFMYNKNQDPQPAYNLFGCIVHSGLSPESGHYYAYVKDAIGRWFCCNDSHVSLSSSQNVLSEKVYILFYILNSKNQKPSTNGYSSTAAKSFSTNGIGISSTSSSETLKIPLVKQNGSCSTKGNALLPLKNGKIASGPLIKPIHFKNSVTEKVKSNGKENLPSKMNPEVNESATLSVSNERMTGKFVEPSKKSADGTISCGKIDDHSERKLQDANGNGHPIHSQYLGEASNGNTTCAQQYSEKSSGALASKSPVLHHEIEESANSVKDVVISGKDRAHSKRQLEEDKFKEELAESASSELRLSVWVDDVCDFMRSQKRRRIQSSGIPQDVDSMRKHLKSDSERIFRSKVPESLVENLIKRLRPYFEGIYPPNA
- the LOC101768229 gene encoding ubiquitin carboxyl-terminal hydrolase 25 isoform X2, coding for MAPTAEPSSPPPPRRPRTGPPPGLKNLGNTCYLNSVLQCLASTPPLATFCLASRHSNLCKKVFPNRDKECVFCVLERQIARLLRADAGALDSPAKIIRCIPLFAEHFRWGRQEDAHEFLRYVVDACHTAGLRMRKRLPAAIANGNCGEEEGRGQGACMVMRETFGGALLSQVKCLVCKGESNKTDEIMDISLDLPGSSSVADALARFFQPEILEGANKYSCERCKKLTSARKQMFILRSPKVLVIQLKRFEGINGGKINRNIEFKEALVLSDFMYNKNQDPQPAYNLFGCIVHSGLSPESGHYYAYVKDAIGRWFCCNDSHVSLSSSQNVLSEKVYILFYILNSKNQKPSTNGYSSTAAKSFSTNGIGISSTSSSETLKIPLVKQNGSCSTKGNALLPLKNGKIASGPLIKPIHFKNSVTEKVKSNGKENLPSKMNPEVNESATLSVSNERMTGKFVEPSKKSADGTISCGKIDDHSERKLQDANGNGHPIHSQYLGEASNGKDRAHSKRQLEEDKFKEELAESASSELRLSVWVDDVCDFMRSQKRRRIQSSGIPQDVDSMRKHLKSDSERIFRSKVPESLVENLIKRLRPYFEGIYPPNA